Proteins encoded in a region of the Dreissena polymorpha isolate Duluth1 chromosome 6, UMN_Dpol_1.0, whole genome shotgun sequence genome:
- the LOC127836370 gene encoding heat shock 70 kDa protein 12B-like isoform X1 → MATGSQSLIVAAFDFGTTYSGYAFSFKDSPNDVKTNKNWTAGSGKLISLKTPTSVLLNEDGEFHSFGFDAEDKYSSLAEDEKHHGWRLFRRFKMVLHNQRISRSATVEDLERKTFPAKPIFTMSLKYLLKHLLDALSMSKIGTRETDIRYIITVPAIWGIAAKQFMREAAIEAGIDGDRLKLALEPEAAAVCCEALGHTLTGKKFMVVDIGGGTADISVHEKQSDGSLKNIYAPSGGPWGGIYVDANFIGFMTEVFGGLAINTLQSKDMYDYFDMIRDFEVKKRKFEFDSKTDITFRIPVVLKEISEEQCHQSLSDRLASLKYGKRVFTRGRDKLAVDSSIMQSWFTDPVSKTVNHISNVLKEERTKDVGLIILVGGFAESPYVQQRIKEELPGKQLIIPGEAGLAVLKGAVMFGHKPDIISSRVMDYTYGIGVRTKYDEKKHPADRKVYIDGKWKVTDCFKIFVRANEEVQVDSKVTQFTTPNCEYNYIKIFRTKDRDPTFITDPGCEPLGVIEIHSEIDIPLEEQKTKTTFMFGDTELHVLCEMVKTGKVETLILDLSK, encoded by the exons ATGGCTACCGGAAGTCAATCCCTGATTGTGGCCGCCTTCGACTTTGGAACCACTTACAGTGGATATGCGTTCTCCTTCAAAGACTCTCCAAATGACGTCAAAACTAACAAGAATTGGACTGCCGGGTCTGGTAAACTCATCTCACTTAAAACCCCGACAAGTGTTCTTCTCAATGAGGATGGTGAGTTCCATTCCTTTGGATTCGACGCCGAGGATAAGTATTCATCTTTGGCTGAGGACGAAAAACACCATGGTTGGAGACTGTTTAGAAGATTTAAGATGGTTCTACATAATCAG CGAATTTCGCGTTCAGCAACCGTTGAAGATTTGGAACGTAAAACTTTCCCAGCCAAACCGATATTTACGATGTCGCTCAAGTATCTGCTGAAACACCTTTTGGACGCTTTGAGTATGAGTAAAATTGGGACGAGAGAAACTGACATCAGATACATAATTACCGTACCAGCTATCTGGGGCATAGCTGCCAAACAATTCATGAGAGAAGCAGCGATTGAG gcTGGTATCGATGGTGACCGTCTAAAATTAGCCCTGGAACCCGAGGCAGCCGCGGTCTGTTGTGAGGCCCTTGGACACACTTTGACGGGAAAAAAGTTCATGGTCGTCGACATTGGAG GTGGAACTGCTGACATATCAGTCCACGAAAAACAAAGTGATGGCTCACTGAAGAATATTTATGCCCCCAGCGGCGGTCCGTGGGGCGGAATATATGTCGATGCAAACTTCATAGGGTTTATGACAGAAGTATTTGGGGGATTGGCCATTAATACATTGCAAAGTAAAGACATGTACGATTACTTTGATATGATTCGTGACTTTGAGGTAAAGAAGAGGAAATTCGAGTTTGATTCTAAGACCGACATCACATTtcgcatcccagtggttcttaaGGAAATATCAGAGGAGCAGTGTCATCAGTCTTTATCCGACCGACTGGCATCTTTGAAATACGGTAAACGAGTTTTCACGAGAGGAAGAGATAAGCTTGCTGTCGACTCGTCAATCATGCAAAGTTGGTTCACAGATCCGGTTTCCAAGACTGTAAATCACATAAGCAATGTTCTAAAAGAAGAACGAACTAAAGATGTCGGTCTAATCATCTTAGTTGGGGGGTTTGCGGAGAGTCCATATGTGCAGCAGAGGATTAAGGAAGAATTACCCGGGAAACAGCTGATCATTCCTGGAGAGGCGGGGCTGGCCGTGCTGAAGGGAGCCGTGATGTTCGGACACAAGCCTGACATAATCTCATCAAGGGTTATGGATTACACGTATGGGATAGGTGTACGGACAAAATATGACGAGAAGAAACATCCTGCGGATAGGAAAGTATACATAGATGGGAAATGGAAAGTCACCGActgtttcaaaatatttgtaaGAGCGAATGAAGAGGTGCAAGTAGATTCCAAAGTGACACAGTTTACCACTCCTAATtgtgaatataattatattaagatATTCAGGACAAAAGACAGGGATCCGACATTCATAACAGATCCTGGGTGTGAACCACTTGGTGTAATTGAAATTCACAGCGAAATAGACATTCCTCTGGAGGAACAGAAAACTAAGACAACTTTCATGTTCGGTGACAC